In Aegilops tauschii subsp. strangulata cultivar AL8/78 chromosome 3, Aet v6.0, whole genome shotgun sequence, one genomic interval encodes:
- the LOC109731742 gene encoding BTB/POZ domain-containing protein FBL11 isoform X5 has product MSSAGDGEDGGGAAADTVVLEITDAAASPSSAPPPPPIPVSALAAPLPSPTVLAVRADRSRLIESSSYFRALLGGSFSESGSGYVRISCDLAAAVQVLRYLFEPPASFAISHHNFLPLLEGALFLAVESLLVDCERWFRTVRSRNPSMVVPLDFIIEAWYFAPKHGVTFVEDVCPGYLAQNFVQVISSRSFVHIPYDLLCSTIESPNLTVDSEKQLCEAILSWVSASRQSCEQSVSNSADNQLSLLSKVRVCLLPLGFAAGTKRNCFEFGNNAVCMILNLLKDSLQTLLHTVTDDNLDSYRIRLTEYSKKIVLSGCPQLTTQFLYISALPTDLDAVFKRTIVSDVNDGCLNHYNGLVKKAKTLSFRNVRIVDLSKCPNVHFGAVILWMKWTFPELRTFIASYCLLFQFEDLQCLLLRCPWINEINLSIDTSIILSKYSIISSRSEVRRDVNRNLSSYYMQSGLYGTSGNPVFSNISKLILEGRNDITDMNLLEISMLKSSLCYINIKHCTLLTDDDSFSYHKDEHAHVMAFRLQELHLEGCEDGALCNFVGSSLEYLDISETVVSMVSLAPVIRRNSNLSCLKTAGCRNLLFEQGEVQSTSGNKYGRFLQEITSTCYLEDVEMGWAFCPVRVDDLIPSFSKVRRMTVGLGTTLPENILHALPEICPFLESLVLRFQVISDRVVRNLLESSTNLQVLCLHYCLGNLTSFSFQTMAPALRILRLQWVTPWITNDDLTILTQNCNLVELLLSGCKLLDTSSQEIISSGWPNLACLQLEECGQITLDGVDSILDCKALEEVLLRHTGRGIGRTIITDAIRELPLLRKLALDLCDASEGGYDTPNVPEGKMMRSVRMSRCKKSAAAARSCFGEASSSSSNRKPVQHRETIVLEWSSRQLTTTVVEERL; this is encoded by the exons ATGTCCTCCGCCGGCGACGGGGAAgacggcggcggcgccgccgccgacaCGGTGGTCCTGGAGATCACCGACGCAGCAGCATCCCCCTCCTCCGCGCCTCCACCTCCCCCCATCCCAGTCTCCGCGCTCGCCGCCCCACTCCCGTCCCCGACCGTCCTCGCGGTCCGCGCCGACCGGAGCAGGCTCATCGAGAGCTCCTCCTACTTCCGCGCCCTCCTCGGCGGCAGCTTCAG CGAATCGGGCAGCGGCTACGTGCGGATCAGCtgcgacctcgccgccgccgtgcaGGTCCTCCGGTACCTCTTCGAGCCCCCCGCGAGCTTCGCGATCTCGCATCACAACTTCCTCCCGCTGCTGGAG GGTGCTCTGTTTCTCGCTGTCGAGAGCCTTCTAGTGGACTGTGAAAGGTGGTTCAGAACCGTGAGATCTCGAAATCCCTCCATGGTGGTACCGTTGGATTTCATAATCGAGGCCTGGTACTTCGCTCCAAAGCATG GGGTTACTTTTGTTGAAGACGTATGTCCAGGATATCTAGCTCAGAATTTT GTACAAGTTATCTCCAGTAGGTCATTTGTTCATATACCTTATGATCTGCTGTGCTCCACCATTGAATCTCCAAACCTGACTGTGGATAG TGAAAAGCAATTGTGTGAAGCAATTTTATCTTGGGTTTCCGCAAGTAGGCAATCCTGTGAACAATCAGTCTCCAACTCAGCAGATAACCAACTCTCCCTTCTTAGCAAG GTTAGGGTATGCCTTTTACCTTTAGGATTTGCAGCAG GTACAAAGAGAAACTGCTTTGAATTTGGGAACAATGCTGTATGTATGATTCTTAATCTGCTTAAGGACAGTTTGCAAACTCTACTGCATACAGTTACCGATGACAACTTGGATAGTTACCGTATTCGATTAACAGAATACTCCAAG AAAATAGTACTTTCGGGATGTCCCCAGTTAACTACGCAATTCCTATACATATCGGCGCTCCCCACTGATCTAGATGCTGTATTTAAGAGAACTATAGTGAGCGATGTTAACGACGGATGTTTGAACCATTACAATGGGCTGGTGAAGAAGGCTAAAACCTTGTCATTTAGAAATGTACGCATTGTGGATCTCTCCAAATGTCCAAATGTACATTTTGGTGCAGTAATTTTATGGATGAAGTGGACATTTCCAGAATTGAGGACGTTCATAGCTTCCTATTGTTTACTCTTTCAGTTTGAAGATTTGCAGTGTTTGTTACTGAGATGCCCATGGATTAATGAAATCAATTTGAGTATTGATACAAGCATTATACTATCCAAGTACTCGATTATATCTTCTAGATCTGAAGTACGGCGTGACGTGAATCGAAATCTATCTAGCTATTACATGCAAAGTGGATTATATGGGACCTCAGGAAACCCAGTTTTCTCAAATATATCAAAATTGATACTGGAAGGCCGAAATGATATTACTG ATATGAACTTGCTGGAGATATCCATGCTGAAAAGCTCTCTATGTTATATAAACATTAAACATTGCACCCTGTTGACAGATGATG ATAGCTTTTCTTACCATAAGGATGAACATGCTCATGTTATGGCATTTAGGTTGCAAGAATTGCATCTGGAAGGCTGTGAAG ATGGTGCTCTCTGCAACTTTGTTGGCTCTTCACTTGAGTATCTTGATATTTCGGAGACTGTg GTTTCTATGGTCTCATTGGCACCAGTTATACGAAGAAACTCTAATTTGAGCTGCTTGAAAACAGCTGGATGCCGTAACCTGCTGTTTGAACAGGGTGAGGTACAATCCACGAGTGGTAACAAGTATGGCAGGTTTCTTCAGGAGATAACCAGTACGTGCTATTTGGAGGATGTAGAAATGGGCTGGGCATTTTGCCCTGTTCGAGTTGATGACCTCATTCCTTCTTTTAGTAAAGTAAGGAGGATGACAGTTGGCCTTGGCACAACATTACCAGAGAATATCCTGCATGCTCTTCCTGAGATCTGCCCGTTTCTCGAGTCTTTGGTTCTTAGGTTTCAG GTAATCTCTGACAGAGTTGTAAGAAATCTATTGGAATCGTCAACAAATCTTCAGGTGCTCTGCCTGCACTATTGCCTCGGCAATTTGACTTCATTTAGCTTTCAAACAATGGCACCAGCGTTAAGAATATTACGGCTCCAGTGGGTTACTCCATGGATCACAAATGATGATCTGACAATTCTTACACAGAATTGCAATTTAGTTGAACTTTTGCTGTCTGGTTGCAAACTCCTTGACACCA GCTCTCAAGAGATAATCTCTTCTGGGTGGCCAAACTTGGCATGTTTACAACTTGAG GAATGTGGTCAGATAACACTTGATGGGGTTGATTCTATTTTAGATTGTAAAGCTTTGGAAGAAGTCTTACTTAGGCACACC GGTAGAGGTATTGGAAGAACCATTATAACAGATGCTATCAGAGAG CTACCGCTCCTAAGGAAGCTGGCGCTGGATCTCTGCGACGCGTCCGAGGGAGGCTACGACACCCCGAAC GTTCCGGAGGGGAAGATGATGAGGAGCGTGAGGATGAGCAGGTGCAAgaagtcggcggcggcggcgaggtcgtGCTTTGGAGAGGCGTCCTCCTCGAGCTCGAACCGGAAGCCGGTGCAGCACAGGGAGACCATCGTGCTGGAGTGGAGCAGCCGGCAGCTGACGACCACCGTAGTGGAAGAAAGACTCTAG
- the LOC109731742 gene encoding BTB/POZ domain-containing protein FBL11 isoform X4 codes for MSSAGDGEDGGGAAADTVVLEITDAAASPSSAPPPPPIPVSALAAPLPSPTVLAVRADRSRLIESSSYFRALLGGSFSESGSGYVRISCDLAAAVQVLRYLFEPPASFAISHHNFLPLLEGALFLAVESLLVDCERWFRTVRSRNPSMVVPLDFIIEAWYFAPKHGVTFVEDVCPGYLAQNFVQVISSRSFVHIPYDLLCSTIESPNLTVDSEKQLCEAILSWVSASRQSCEQSVSNSADNQLSLLSKVRVCLLPLGFAAGTKRNCFEFGNNAVCMILNLLKDSLQTLLHTVTDDNLDSYRIRLTEYSKKIVLSGCPQLTTQFLYISALPTDLDAVFKRTIVSDVNDGCLNHYNGLVKKAKTLSFRNFEDLQCLLLRCPWINEINLSIDTSIILSKYSIISSRSEVRRDVNRNLSSYYMQSGLYGTSGNPVFSNISKLILEGRNDITDMNLLEISMLKSSLCYINIKHCTLLTDDGISTLLLNCRKMHSMVLSYTSFGNHSIQTLCSLDPSDSFSYHKDEHAHVMAFRLQELHLEGCEGISCAAMSQLVSNMNIVKSLCLRETSLADGALCNFVGSSLEYLDISETVVSMVSLAPVIRRNSNLSCLKTAGCRNLLFEQGEVQSTSGNKYGRFLQEITSTCYLEDVEMGWAFCPVRVDDLIPSFSKVRRMTVGLGTTLPENILHALPEICPFLESLVLRFQVISDRVVRNLLESSTNLQVLCLHYCLGNLTSFSFQTMAPALRILRLQWVTPWITNDDLTILTQNCNLVELLLSGCKLLDTSSQEIISSGWPNLACLQLEECGQITLDGVDSILDCKALEEVLLRHTGRGIGRTIITDAIRELPLLRKLALDLCDASEGGYDTPNVPEGKMMRSVRMSRCKKSAAAARSCFGEASSSSSNRKPVQHRETIVLEWSSRQLTTTVVEERL; via the exons ATGTCCTCCGCCGGCGACGGGGAAgacggcggcggcgccgccgccgacaCGGTGGTCCTGGAGATCACCGACGCAGCAGCATCCCCCTCCTCCGCGCCTCCACCTCCCCCCATCCCAGTCTCCGCGCTCGCCGCCCCACTCCCGTCCCCGACCGTCCTCGCGGTCCGCGCCGACCGGAGCAGGCTCATCGAGAGCTCCTCCTACTTCCGCGCCCTCCTCGGCGGCAGCTTCAG CGAATCGGGCAGCGGCTACGTGCGGATCAGCtgcgacctcgccgccgccgtgcaGGTCCTCCGGTACCTCTTCGAGCCCCCCGCGAGCTTCGCGATCTCGCATCACAACTTCCTCCCGCTGCTGGAG GGTGCTCTGTTTCTCGCTGTCGAGAGCCTTCTAGTGGACTGTGAAAGGTGGTTCAGAACCGTGAGATCTCGAAATCCCTCCATGGTGGTACCGTTGGATTTCATAATCGAGGCCTGGTACTTCGCTCCAAAGCATG GGGTTACTTTTGTTGAAGACGTATGTCCAGGATATCTAGCTCAGAATTTT GTACAAGTTATCTCCAGTAGGTCATTTGTTCATATACCTTATGATCTGCTGTGCTCCACCATTGAATCTCCAAACCTGACTGTGGATAG TGAAAAGCAATTGTGTGAAGCAATTTTATCTTGGGTTTCCGCAAGTAGGCAATCCTGTGAACAATCAGTCTCCAACTCAGCAGATAACCAACTCTCCCTTCTTAGCAAG GTTAGGGTATGCCTTTTACCTTTAGGATTTGCAGCAG GTACAAAGAGAAACTGCTTTGAATTTGGGAACAATGCTGTATGTATGATTCTTAATCTGCTTAAGGACAGTTTGCAAACTCTACTGCATACAGTTACCGATGACAACTTGGATAGTTACCGTATTCGATTAACAGAATACTCCAAG AAAATAGTACTTTCGGGATGTCCCCAGTTAACTACGCAATTCCTATACATATCGGCGCTCCCCACTGATCTAGATGCTGTATTTAAGAGAACTATAGTGAGCGATGTTAACGACGGATGTTTGAACCATTACAATGGGCTGGTGAAGAAGGCTAAAACCTTGTCATTTAGAAAT TTTGAAGATTTGCAGTGTTTGTTACTGAGATGCCCATGGATTAATGAAATCAATTTGAGTATTGATACAAGCATTATACTATCCAAGTACTCGATTATATCTTCTAGATCTGAAGTACGGCGTGACGTGAATCGAAATCTATCTAGCTATTACATGCAAAGTGGATTATATGGGACCTCAGGAAACCCAGTTTTCTCAAATATATCAAAATTGATACTGGAAGGCCGAAATGATATTACTG ATATGAACTTGCTGGAGATATCCATGCTGAAAAGCTCTCTATGTTATATAAACATTAAACATTGCACCCTGTTGACAGATGATGGTATATCTACACTACTGTTGAATTGTAGAAAAATGCACTCGATGGTTCTTTCTTATACATCGTTTGGAAATCATTCAATTCAAACCCTATGCTCATTGGATCCTTCAGATAGCTTTTCTTACCATAAGGATGAACATGCTCATGTTATGGCATTTAGGTTGCAAGAATTGCATCTGGAAGGCTGTGAAG GTATTAGTTGTGCTGCTATGTCCCAGCTAGTGAGTAATATGAATATTGTGAAGTCCTTATGCTTAAGGGAGACATCACTTGCAGATGGTGCTCTCTGCAACTTTGTTGGCTCTTCACTTGAGTATCTTGATATTTCGGAGACTGTg GTTTCTATGGTCTCATTGGCACCAGTTATACGAAGAAACTCTAATTTGAGCTGCTTGAAAACAGCTGGATGCCGTAACCTGCTGTTTGAACAGGGTGAGGTACAATCCACGAGTGGTAACAAGTATGGCAGGTTTCTTCAGGAGATAACCAGTACGTGCTATTTGGAGGATGTAGAAATGGGCTGGGCATTTTGCCCTGTTCGAGTTGATGACCTCATTCCTTCTTTTAGTAAAGTAAGGAGGATGACAGTTGGCCTTGGCACAACATTACCAGAGAATATCCTGCATGCTCTTCCTGAGATCTGCCCGTTTCTCGAGTCTTTGGTTCTTAGGTTTCAG GTAATCTCTGACAGAGTTGTAAGAAATCTATTGGAATCGTCAACAAATCTTCAGGTGCTCTGCCTGCACTATTGCCTCGGCAATTTGACTTCATTTAGCTTTCAAACAATGGCACCAGCGTTAAGAATATTACGGCTCCAGTGGGTTACTCCATGGATCACAAATGATGATCTGACAATTCTTACACAGAATTGCAATTTAGTTGAACTTTTGCTGTCTGGTTGCAAACTCCTTGACACCA GCTCTCAAGAGATAATCTCTTCTGGGTGGCCAAACTTGGCATGTTTACAACTTGAG GAATGTGGTCAGATAACACTTGATGGGGTTGATTCTATTTTAGATTGTAAAGCTTTGGAAGAAGTCTTACTTAGGCACACC GGTAGAGGTATTGGAAGAACCATTATAACAGATGCTATCAGAGAG CTACCGCTCCTAAGGAAGCTGGCGCTGGATCTCTGCGACGCGTCCGAGGGAGGCTACGACACCCCGAAC GTTCCGGAGGGGAAGATGATGAGGAGCGTGAGGATGAGCAGGTGCAAgaagtcggcggcggcggcgaggtcgtGCTTTGGAGAGGCGTCCTCCTCGAGCTCGAACCGGAAGCCGGTGCAGCACAGGGAGACCATCGTGCTGGAGTGGAGCAGCCGGCAGCTGACGACCACCGTAGTGGAAGAAAGACTCTAG
- the LOC109731742 gene encoding BTB/POZ domain-containing protein FBL11 isoform X6 codes for MSSAGDGEDGGGAAADTVVLEITDAAASPSSAPPPPPIPVSALAAPLPSPTVLAVRADRSRLIESSSYFRALLGGSFSESGSGYVRISCDLAAAVQVLRYLFEPPASFAISHHNFLPLLEGALFLAVESLLVDCERWFRTVRSRNPSMVVPLDFIIEAWYFAPKHGVTFVEDVCPGYLAQNFVQVISSRSFVHIPYDLLCSTIESPNLTVDSEKQLCEAILSWVSASRQSCEQSVSNSADNQLSLLSKVRVCLLPLGFAAGTKRNCFEFGNNAVCMILNLLKDSLQTLLHTVTDDNLDSYRIRLTEYSKKIVLSGCPQLTTQFLYISALPTDLDAVFKRTIVSDVNDGCLNHYNGLVKKAKTLSFRNVRIVDLSKCPNVHFGAVILWMKWTFPELRTFIASYCLLFQFEDLQCLLLRCPWINEINLSIDTSIILSKYSIISSRSEVRRDVNRNLSSYYMQSGLYGTSGNPVFSNISKLILEGRNDITDMNLLEISMLKSSLCYINIKHCTLLTDDGISTLLLNCRKMHSMVLSYTSFGNHSIQTLCSLDPSDSFSYHKDEHAHVMAFRLQELHLEGCEGISCAAMSQLVSNMNIVKSLCLRETSLADGALCNFVGSSLEYLDISETVVSMVSLAPVIRRNSNLSCLKTAGCRNLLFEQGEVQSTSGNKYGRFLQEITSTCYLEDVEMGWAFCPVRVDDLIPSFSKVRRMTVGLGTTLPENILHALPEICPFLESLVLRFQVISDRVVRNLLESSTNLQVLCLHYCLGNLTSFSFQTMAPALRILRLQWVTPWITNDDLTILTQNCNLVELLLSGCKLLDTIFLDPQALKR; via the exons ATGTCCTCCGCCGGCGACGGGGAAgacggcggcggcgccgccgccgacaCGGTGGTCCTGGAGATCACCGACGCAGCAGCATCCCCCTCCTCCGCGCCTCCACCTCCCCCCATCCCAGTCTCCGCGCTCGCCGCCCCACTCCCGTCCCCGACCGTCCTCGCGGTCCGCGCCGACCGGAGCAGGCTCATCGAGAGCTCCTCCTACTTCCGCGCCCTCCTCGGCGGCAGCTTCAG CGAATCGGGCAGCGGCTACGTGCGGATCAGCtgcgacctcgccgccgccgtgcaGGTCCTCCGGTACCTCTTCGAGCCCCCCGCGAGCTTCGCGATCTCGCATCACAACTTCCTCCCGCTGCTGGAG GGTGCTCTGTTTCTCGCTGTCGAGAGCCTTCTAGTGGACTGTGAAAGGTGGTTCAGAACCGTGAGATCTCGAAATCCCTCCATGGTGGTACCGTTGGATTTCATAATCGAGGCCTGGTACTTCGCTCCAAAGCATG GGGTTACTTTTGTTGAAGACGTATGTCCAGGATATCTAGCTCAGAATTTT GTACAAGTTATCTCCAGTAGGTCATTTGTTCATATACCTTATGATCTGCTGTGCTCCACCATTGAATCTCCAAACCTGACTGTGGATAG TGAAAAGCAATTGTGTGAAGCAATTTTATCTTGGGTTTCCGCAAGTAGGCAATCCTGTGAACAATCAGTCTCCAACTCAGCAGATAACCAACTCTCCCTTCTTAGCAAG GTTAGGGTATGCCTTTTACCTTTAGGATTTGCAGCAG GTACAAAGAGAAACTGCTTTGAATTTGGGAACAATGCTGTATGTATGATTCTTAATCTGCTTAAGGACAGTTTGCAAACTCTACTGCATACAGTTACCGATGACAACTTGGATAGTTACCGTATTCGATTAACAGAATACTCCAAG AAAATAGTACTTTCGGGATGTCCCCAGTTAACTACGCAATTCCTATACATATCGGCGCTCCCCACTGATCTAGATGCTGTATTTAAGAGAACTATAGTGAGCGATGTTAACGACGGATGTTTGAACCATTACAATGGGCTGGTGAAGAAGGCTAAAACCTTGTCATTTAGAAATGTACGCATTGTGGATCTCTCCAAATGTCCAAATGTACATTTTGGTGCAGTAATTTTATGGATGAAGTGGACATTTCCAGAATTGAGGACGTTCATAGCTTCCTATTGTTTACTCTTTCAGTTTGAAGATTTGCAGTGTTTGTTACTGAGATGCCCATGGATTAATGAAATCAATTTGAGTATTGATACAAGCATTATACTATCCAAGTACTCGATTATATCTTCTAGATCTGAAGTACGGCGTGACGTGAATCGAAATCTATCTAGCTATTACATGCAAAGTGGATTATATGGGACCTCAGGAAACCCAGTTTTCTCAAATATATCAAAATTGATACTGGAAGGCCGAAATGATATTACTG ATATGAACTTGCTGGAGATATCCATGCTGAAAAGCTCTCTATGTTATATAAACATTAAACATTGCACCCTGTTGACAGATGATGGTATATCTACACTACTGTTGAATTGTAGAAAAATGCACTCGATGGTTCTTTCTTATACATCGTTTGGAAATCATTCAATTCAAACCCTATGCTCATTGGATCCTTCAGATAGCTTTTCTTACCATAAGGATGAACATGCTCATGTTATGGCATTTAGGTTGCAAGAATTGCATCTGGAAGGCTGTGAAG GTATTAGTTGTGCTGCTATGTCCCAGCTAGTGAGTAATATGAATATTGTGAAGTCCTTATGCTTAAGGGAGACATCACTTGCAGATGGTGCTCTCTGCAACTTTGTTGGCTCTTCACTTGAGTATCTTGATATTTCGGAGACTGTg GTTTCTATGGTCTCATTGGCACCAGTTATACGAAGAAACTCTAATTTGAGCTGCTTGAAAACAGCTGGATGCCGTAACCTGCTGTTTGAACAGGGTGAGGTACAATCCACGAGTGGTAACAAGTATGGCAGGTTTCTTCAGGAGATAACCAGTACGTGCTATTTGGAGGATGTAGAAATGGGCTGGGCATTTTGCCCTGTTCGAGTTGATGACCTCATTCCTTCTTTTAGTAAAGTAAGGAGGATGACAGTTGGCCTTGGCACAACATTACCAGAGAATATCCTGCATGCTCTTCCTGAGATCTGCCCGTTTCTCGAGTCTTTGGTTCTTAGGTTTCAG GTAATCTCTGACAGAGTTGTAAGAAATCTATTGGAATCGTCAACAAATCTTCAGGTGCTCTGCCTGCACTATTGCCTCGGCAATTTGACTTCATTTAGCTTTCAAACAATGGCACCAGCGTTAAGAATATTACGGCTCCAGTGGGTTACTCCATGGATCACAAATGATGATCTGACAATTCTTACACAGAATTGCAATTTAGTTGAACTTTTGCTGTCTGGTTGCAAACTCCTTGACACCA TTTTTCTTGACCCACAGGCTCTCAAGAGATAA